Genomic segment of Bos taurus isolate L1 Dominette 01449 registration number 42190680 breed Hereford chromosome X, ARS-UCD2.0, whole genome shotgun sequence:
GCAACCAAATGGGATGCTAAGGGTGCCCAGAGTCCCGAAAGCAGGATAGCCATACGGCCTCGCCTGGCTACGAGCCCTCCCGCCCCAGGGGGTCTTTTTCTTACCTTTATACTGGACAGTGGCACTGGCACTGGTGTTCGCGGCGTTGGCGAGGTCCTTAGACCCTTCTCTGGAGCGACCACCGGACACTGCAATAAATGTGGTGCTGGGCTCTGCTCCAGACGGGACACTTGAGCCGGCTCAGGGCAGGACTCTGTGGCTGGTTCTCTGGCTGGTACTGGGGCCGGCTCGGGGGCCGGTTCTACGGCTGGTACTGGGATCGGCTCAGGGTCTGGATCTGGGGCTGGTTCTCTATCTGGTTCTAGGATCGGTTCTGTGTCGAGTTCTGAGGCTGGTTCTGGGGTCGCCTCCGGACCAGGTTCTGGAGCAAGCTCTGGACAGAACTGCGGTGCCGGTTCCGGCGAAGGCGCGCGGAGCAGCCGAGGAGCCCGCGCCGGTGGCGACGGCAGGAGCAGCGGCTGCGGCGGCGGCCACGGCGGCGGCGGCTCTGGACATTCCGCGGGCTGCTCTCCATCCTGAGGCGGGGCAGTGCCCTGGGCCGCCGCAGCTCCGCGGTCCATGGCCGCACACCGCCTCAGGTCCGGGCAGCGGGCGCCCTTGAATTCGGAGAGCTAAAGTACCCTCGGGCGCCCCGCCCACCCCAGTTCAACAACCCCTTTCAAGGTGCCAAACTTTCCCCCGCCCCGCTCCATGGCTGGCTCTGCTCTGAGGTCTAACCGGGGGATGCTCGGCGTCTCCCAGTGCTGGAACACGCCCCTCGGTGAGCGCACACCTCTTCGTAAGCAGCCACGGGCCGGATGGGCGGGAAGCGGAGGGGCTTGAGAACGCGGACTGGACAGAGCGCTTGATGACCTCCTAGCGACGcgcgggaggggagggggaagacacaaaggggagggggagtggggaggcGTTGAGAGGGGGGTGTTGGAGCCCCGCTGTGTTTAACCCTTTAGTGACGCAAATgcgaaaaaaataaaaaataaaaagctaaaagcGAACTTGAGGGTCTTTGCAATCCCCCTTACCACCCAGCTGTGAGCTGCTGCTCAGGTCGGCTTCCATCCTGTGACTGCTCTCTCACCTCAGCAGCAGGTGAACCTAGCCTCGGACCAACCTCTTGCCCCCCATCTCCAAGCCTCTGTGGGCAAGTAATCCTTTTTTTCTAACCAGGGAAAAGAAATTAGGTGGCACGGGGTTGGGGGTGTGTGtatctctctctgtgtctgtgtatgtgttcagtcttTGGGGTTGAAGTaaaatgggtgtgtgtgtggtcaaTCTTTTGCATTGAAGTAAAATTTGTCCCCTGTCTCAGTTTTTGCATTTCTGACCTTTGCCAGATCCAAGAGGTTTGCCGTAGGGTACAGGGTTTGAGAGTGCTTCGGGAAACGTGTGTTATGAAACTGGGCGACAGCCCTGGCTTTCCGCAGCCCGCGGATGTAGCCCAAGAACCAGACAAGAGTGCCCGGGTAGCGGCGGCTCGGTTGTGCTCTCCTGAGCTGAGGCTGCCCGGGTATCCGCAGCGATCCGCCGGGCGTCTGTCTGGCTCGCCTTTACGGTAGGAGACTGCCTTTTGCTTTTAGCTGGACTTGTCAGGTTTCAGGAGGACTTTTTACTGAACttgttaatgtgtgtgtgtgcatcttgGGCTGAGGAAATTCACTGCAACACTCACACCTTTTTCACCTCCTGATACCTCCGAAGCATACTCTTGCAAAAAAGAGCGGCCGGTGCCTGCCGCATCACCCTTCCCACCGCATCTGGAGACTTTAGAAGCTCTCTCGATTGTTAGTCATGTACATGTTCACGTACATACAAACTATCACCTCAGTCAGAGCTAGACTTTAGATGCTAATATACTGAAAAATTGCAATTAAAAATTGAGATGACAGCTCGTTAAGTCACTGCTCTGTGGGAGTGGGGGAAGGAGCACCTATAAACCTAATTTGAAATATGACAATTGAATTAATCTCTGACACACATAATGCTGCTGTTGTGGATGGCAGCCCTTCTTTTGCAGCCCCTCCTTTCCCCGTTTCCTCCCAGACCATATCCTCCACTAATCCCTCTTCTTTTGCTAACTGACAGTGACCCACCCGGAATTTTCTAGAATCTGCAACCTTTTTCTGTTTCCCACACCACATCCCAGcactaaatattaataatatttgctttattattattattaacaccTCAGAAGACAGTCTCCCCTATCCCCGTCCAAAGACCAGAATCTCTGATGAGAGCTGCATTTCCCAGATCCTCACTGCAGCATCCCAGCCTCAACCCACTCTTCTGGAGAAGGGTTACACTGCTTGACAGCTACTAAGCTACCACAGGGACCATCTCTAACCTCTGGGGCTGGAGAAGTCCAGGGGAGGTGAACCTTTTCTATCAAGTTCTTCACTGATGGCAGAACTCCTTCCAGTAAATCCACACAGACGGTTCATCCTCTTCATCCTCCTTGgggttttcttcctctttcctatcCCTTACTCAAGCAGCCAAGCTGCTTTTACCCCTAAGGGTTCAGGACTGAACATACAGATGCCAGACCTGACCAGCCAGTAAGCCTATGCTTGGAGCTCACTTCTTGGGCTTTTAGGCTTTGGTGAAATCTCTAACCTTAGAAAGGGCCATTATCTCAcatttaaatcttattttcacTAGGCCCTGGCATATTAGAAGAGCTGAAGGCAGAGGAGTCATTGAGTAGAATGACCTCTTGGGTTAGAGAGTGATGGGGTGCAGTTTGGCATAGACCAGGTGTCATCAAGCAGGGCACCACCAGAGGAAAACTTGGAGCTATTGCTTTATATATGTTAATTGATACTCTTGTCTATTCTTCTATATTTAATCACAAGGAGTCCAAAATGTATGATGTAAAGTCTCGCTGCAAGGTTAGTTTGAGGGTGAATGTTAAAATAGTTGTTTGTGGGTGACTTTTGCTCCATTAGGGTGTGTTACTAGAGATATATTGGCTAGATTGTATTATGATTAATTTAATAGAAAGTTCTCAGCACATCAGAAGCTGCCTTATTGCCTTATGTGTCagcagtgttttgttttgctttttattcccTCATCAGCTCAGTGTTGAATGCAGTGCTTTGCATGGGACCACGGTTTGCAGCGGAGTGGGGCgggggagagaaggggagggtggtTAGAATGGATTGATTGGTGCTTGAGTTAGGGAGACACTTCTGCTGTATCTTATCTATACCTTCCTCTCCCCCATAGTCTACTGGTCTCCTAGAGAGAAAGTTTTACTTGGATGcttgtgtattttctttaaaacgTAACCCAGTGCTGAGGCCATAGTAAGGATTCAGGAAATGTCTGCTAAATGGATGTGCAGCTTACCGGTTAGGATGTCTTTCTCCTCTGAATTGCTTCTAAAAAGTATTTGATATTCCAGATGATTGATGATCTCCTAAGAGGCTCTTTTCTAATTCAACAATACTGACAAAAGGGCCAAGAGCTACATAAGAGTAAGAATGACGACCATCTCCACAGAGGCTTGAGTGGACATGATTCTGTGTGTCCCAGGGCAGACATGGTCCCTCAGCTGGGACTTTTTGGCATGTTATATATGTTATCCAATTGGGCAGGATGAAGGATTTATCAGTATGGTGGGCTCATACCTTTGGGTATGCAATATGctacctcacccccacccctagcATTTATCCCACTTCCACACAAAATAAAGTAAATCCAAGTCAAAACAGAGATCCTTGATTCCAGGCTTGTTAGAAATTCTGGAGAGGCAAAGTAGAGAAAACCCAAGAAATGTGGCCAAATTAAAGCTCTTATTActccttttttttcattttcttttcactatTGAGTGAGAGTGTGACACTGCTGAGCTAAGTGGAAGCCCCTTTTTCCCTTGACCCATAGCTTCAATTTTCCTAAACCTTCCCTTTTAGAGCAATTTGGGGATGAAATAGGTGCCTTTACTGAGTCTTAGCTGCCAGTCTCCCCCACTTCTGCCACCTTGGCAATGTGAAAAGCCAAAATAACAACCTTTAGAATACtctactaaataaaataaagagatggGATGAAGAACAGTGTTTACTGAGGAAGGTAGAGGATTCAGACAATTAATTTCAATGGGATTAACATGCAAACCCATTATCTTTCACTTGCTCTAGTCCCATAGGATTTAATTGATCCAAGATTGGGGGTTTAAGAGTTAATATCTTGTATTCATATAGAGCCTTTGCTTTCTAAAGTACATTcacatgtattatctcacttGAGCCTCACAGCAAATGTGTGAGGCAAAGCAAGTCTGGACTTCCATTCCACATCCCTCTaaccttttacagatgagaaaacacaaGTCCATTGAGATTAAATGATATGTCTTAGGTCACAGAGATAATTAGTGGTGGAACAGACATTTAGAACTTGTGTCACTCAACTCCCAGAGTGTAGTGCTGAGTTGGGGTTTGTGAGACAGGGGCTGCATGAATCCTCTCCATCACAAAGCAGGAACCCTGCTTTAATGCCCTTCTATTTCTTGAGCCTGTAAGAGGAGCAGTGATTCTTACATTTTTACCTTTAGGTTTCTCAACTCTCACTCTTTCTCTCGATGGTAGTTAATGATCTGTAGCCAACCTCACTATAGGAGGCCCCTGCTTAGAGGAATCTTTTTGAATATGTATGTAATATAATAATTCACCCAGTGTGTACTTGTTTTATtggttctgttttttattttcttgagtgaaGCATTCCACAGTTAAGATTTAACTGGCATTTACTGCCAGTCCGAGGTATATACAGCCCTTTTAGCCGCGATGGGGAAGGAGAAGATGGAGCAGAAATATTAGACAATGTCCTTTCCCTCAAGAATTTTTAGAACTTGGTGATTGAAACAGGACAATTACAGGTGAAAAGAAATCCAAGCACAGATGTCAGTTTATGATTATGACTTCACACTTTGTGCACATGGGGTGTAGCAGTGGAACAAAGTGTGACAGTGTGGAAAGGAAACTGCAAAGGGAGTCAGGAACTCTGGCTTCAGATTAAGTTGCTACCGCGAAACTTACAGCATGACCTTATACAAATCATTTACTATCTTTGGGCCtaaagttttctcatctgaaaaaaggGGGTGAAGGGATAAAGTTGAACTTGATCAGCTAGCTTTAAAGTCTGTTCTAGCACAAAATATCACTAATCctgtaaatgaatcagagaaagcTTCTTGGAAGAGAGCATACTTGAAGTGGATCTTGAATGATGCAGTTAATATGAATCAATAAGAAGGAAGCTGAAGGGAGAGGAGCAGGGATTGAAACCTGGTGGTAATATGTCATTGGTTGAGGTAGGGGGACCCTACCAAGGATTGATGAAAGATGAATTTAGAGCAGAGTAAGTGTAAGTGGTAGGAAGAAGGCAGGTTGTAAAAGACACTGAATGCCAGACTGAaggatttgaaaattttattgtaAAGGTAATTGGGAGTCAATGAATATTGTTTGAGTAGGGGTGACATGGCAAAATGATAAAACTAACTAGTGAGAAAAATTATCCTTGACAGTGCATTTAGTTTTGGAAGCATGTACAAAATCTACTTTGCTCCCTTTGAGTTGGTATCCAGTTAATTTCAGGTCACTTGTGAAATTatgattctttatttttgttgcagCCTCTAGTTTTGTGTATTTACTGCCAAGGCTTCTGGCCCAACCTGCTTAACCACTTGCCTATACATTTGGATTCAGTCCATAATGGGGTCATTTGACTTCAGTGGGCTCAACATCATAATGGAGTTCCTAATTTGAAATTCTAACCAATAAGGAATGACCAACAGACTAGAGGAGATGAGAGAAAAGTCTTAAGGAGGCAGGAGTGGGATGGTTGTGGACCTGAAAGCAGTTTAAGAGATTGAGGACAATCTGAAGGAGGATAAGAAAAGTGGATCTTTGTAGTATCTTTGACTTACTATGGCTTTAACATGGGGAAAAGCTGATGAGGAACAGCCATCCAGTCAAGAACTGCCAAGGATCTAAACTGAGCTAGGAGTAATAAGAGAAAACAGATTGCTCTAATGCCATAGAGAAAGCAGTAGTGTGACAGATCACAGGTGTGTGGGAGGGTAGGATGAGGGAAAGCAAAGAGCTGATAGCATTCCTGAGGTAATGGTGTTTGGAATGACTAGAAAAGACTCTGTCTTAGAACCCTCATGGTATGACGTCAATAATGGAGGCAAGCAGACAACTGCATTAGTCATTCTCTGTATTTGAGTGTGCATGTTTGTGTCTTtatccaaaaatgaaaaaaatagagattgTTTTAGTAAGGATTATCCGTGCACGTAATTACTTTATTATCCCACCACTCTCCACAAGCACTTCTTTCTGGCACCAACCTGGTGGGGAGGAATGATGGAAGAGTGAGAAACAGGTAGGG
This window contains:
- the LOC132344349 gene encoding diacylglycerol kinase kappa-like; translation: MDRGAAAAQGTAPPQDGEQPAECPEPPPPWPPPQPLLLPSPPARAPRLLRAPSPEPAPQFCPELAPEPGPEATPEPASELDTEPILEPDREPAPDPDPEPIPVPAVEPAPEPAPVPAREPATESCPEPAQVSRLEQSPAPHLLQCPVVAPEKGLRTSPTPRTPVPVPLSSIKVRKRPPGAGGLVARRGRMAILLSGLWAPLASHLVATD